One stretch of Prunus persica cultivar Lovell chromosome G1, Prunus_persica_NCBIv2, whole genome shotgun sequence DNA includes these proteins:
- the LOC18792103 gene encoding phytanoyl-CoA dioxygenase isoform X2: protein MGIVGNLSPDQLHSFNSQGYFVIESFASAEDIDAMRKRMDQLLHDFDCSASASIFSTKNQQQSTDNYFYESVEKISFFFEEKAFGNDGELQQPKELSINKVGHALHELDPVFKGFSYSEKVSSLFSSLGYKRPIIIQSMYIFKQPGIGGEVVPHQDNSFLYTEPPTCTGLWLALEDATITNGCLWAIPGSQKNGLVRRFIRGEGGVTFDRPSPEYDQKDFVPIEVKAGSLVVIHGDLIHQRSDLCSLH from the exons ATGGGCATCGTCGGAAATCTCAGTCCAGACCAATTGCACTCCTTCAACTCCCAAG GTTATTTTGTTATAGAATCGTTTGCCAGTGCGGAGGACATCGATGCCATGAGGAAGAGAATGGACCAATTGCTTCACGACTTCGACTGCTCCGCCTCCGCCTCTATTTTCTCTACCAAGAATCAG CAACAGTCGACGGACAATTACTTCTACGAAAGCGTCGAGAAGATTTCGTTTTTCTTCGAAG AGAAAGCTTTTGGGAATGATGGAGAGCTACAACAACCAAAGGAACTTTCCATTAATAAAGTTGGCCATG CGTTACATGAGCTCGATCCAGTATTTAAAGGTTTCTCCTATTCTGAGAAAGTTTCAAGTTTGTTCTCCTCCTTGGGTTATAAAAGGCCCATCATCATTCAGTCTATGTACATATTTAAG CAACCAGGTATTGGAGGTGAGGTAGTACCGCATCAGGATAACTCATTTCTTTATACCGAACCACCAACTTGCACAGGGCTGTGGCTGGCTCTAGAAGATGCAACAATAACGAATGGCTGCCTATGGGCTATACCTGGATCTCAAAAGA ATGGCCTTGTCAGACGGTTCATTAGAGGGGAAGGGGGCGTGACCTTTGATCGTCCTTCCCCTGAGTATGATCAAAAGGATTTTGTGCCTATTGAAGTGAAAGCTGGGTCTTTAGTTGTTATTCATGGTGATCTTATTCATCAAAG GAGTGACTTGTGCAGTCTACATTGA
- the LOC18792103 gene encoding phytanoyl-CoA dioxygenase isoform X1 — translation MGIVGNLSPDQLHSFNSQGYFVIESFASAEDIDAMRKRMDQLLHDFDCSASASIFSTKNQQQSTDNYFYESVEKISFFFEEKAFGNDGELQQPKELSINKVGHALHELDPVFKGFSYSEKVSSLFSSLGYKRPIIIQSMYIFKQPGIGGEVVPHQDNSFLYTEPPTCTGLWLALEDATITNGCLWAIPGSQKNGLVRRFIRGEGGVTFDRPSPEYDQKDFVPIEVKAGSLVVIHGDLIHQSFENQSSKSRHAYSLHVVDTDGCKWAQDNWIRRKVEAEPLYVSSSDLKFDL, via the exons ATGGGCATCGTCGGAAATCTCAGTCCAGACCAATTGCACTCCTTCAACTCCCAAG GTTATTTTGTTATAGAATCGTTTGCCAGTGCGGAGGACATCGATGCCATGAGGAAGAGAATGGACCAATTGCTTCACGACTTCGACTGCTCCGCCTCCGCCTCTATTTTCTCTACCAAGAATCAG CAACAGTCGACGGACAATTACTTCTACGAAAGCGTCGAGAAGATTTCGTTTTTCTTCGAAG AGAAAGCTTTTGGGAATGATGGAGAGCTACAACAACCAAAGGAACTTTCCATTAATAAAGTTGGCCATG CGTTACATGAGCTCGATCCAGTATTTAAAGGTTTCTCCTATTCTGAGAAAGTTTCAAGTTTGTTCTCCTCCTTGGGTTATAAAAGGCCCATCATCATTCAGTCTATGTACATATTTAAG CAACCAGGTATTGGAGGTGAGGTAGTACCGCATCAGGATAACTCATTTCTTTATACCGAACCACCAACTTGCACAGGGCTGTGGCTGGCTCTAGAAGATGCAACAATAACGAATGGCTGCCTATGGGCTATACCTGGATCTCAAAAGA ATGGCCTTGTCAGACGGTTCATTAGAGGGGAAGGGGGCGTGACCTTTGATCGTCCTTCCCCTGAGTATGATCAAAAGGATTTTGTGCCTATTGAAGTGAAAGCTGGGTCTTTAGTTGTTATTCATGGTGATCTTATTCATCAAAG TTTTGAGAATCAGTCCTCAAAATCAAGGCATGCGTACAGCTTGCATGTGGTGGATACTGATGGCTGCAAATGGGCTCAAGATAATTG GATCAGGCGAAAAGTGGAGGCAGAGCCTCTCTATGTGTCTTCGTCGGACCTGAAATTCGATCTCTAG
- the LOC18789728 gene encoding uncharacterized protein LOC18789728 — translation MSPQSTLNPSRALEGMHGVRVVPYSLFESEETTQDGDLPHSTCGSSAVGANQQLFMQRVWQQRPPCLKPIQGCIQGDHSVVETVANVLTSLPFIVLGIHAPRKNLNSKIYANSLIGVGVASSLYHSSRGKLRQYLRWADYTMIATATVCLSRALRNENPKLLMAASALFLPIQPLMVSAVHTGIMEVAFAKRALKDPELRTAHNVHKMSSLVGGVLFIADDMFPQTPFLHAAWHLAAAVGVSTCNKLLE, via the exons ATGAGTCCCCAGAGTACATTGAACCCAAGTAGAGCCCTAGAGGGCATGCACGGGGTGCGTGTGGTGCCATATTCACTGTTTGAATCAGAGGAGACTACTCAAGATGGGGACCTTCCTCACTCAACTTGTGGAAGTTCGGCTGTTGGAGCAAATCAGCAACTTTTTATGCA GCGAGTATGGCAGCAAAGACCGCCATGTTTGAAGCCCATCCAGGGCTGCATTCAag GCGATCACAGTGTTGTAGAAACAGTTGCTAATGTGCTCACTTCACTTCCTTTTATAGTTCTTGGAATCCATGCCCCCAG GAAGAATCTAAATTCAAAGATATATGCTAATTCATTAATTGGAGTTGGAGTCGCCTCAAGTTTATATCATTCTTCAAGAGGAAAACTAAGGCAATATTTAAGATGGGCCGACTATACAATGATAGCCACAGCAACAGTA TGTCTCTCAAGAGCCCTCAGAaatgaaaacccaaaattgcTGATGGCAGCTTCTGCATTATTTCTACCGATCCAGCCTCTGATGGTTTCAGCCGTTCACACTGGAATAATGGAG GTAGCATTTGCGAAAagagcattgaaagatccagAGCTAAGGACGGCCCACAATGTACATAAGATGTCATCACTAGTGGGAGGTGTGCTTTTTATTGCTGATGACATGTTCCCTCAGACTCCCTTCCTTCATGCTGCCTGGCATCTCGCTGCAGCTGTTGGCGTTAGCACCTGCAATAAGCTTCTGGAGTAG